The following proteins come from a genomic window of Takifugu rubripes chromosome 11, fTakRub1.2, whole genome shotgun sequence:
- the LOC101064061 gene encoding transcription elongation factor SPT5 isoform X1, whose product MSDSEDSDFSDNQSERSSDGEAEEVEENEEETASPVGSDKVAEEEGEDLDDEEEYDEEEEEEDDDRPRKKPRHGGFILDEADVDDEYEDEEDQWEEGAEDILEKVNEEAEVSNIEHMALDEDHSGSRRLQNLWRDSREEALGEYYMRKYAKTPGGEHYSGGSEELSDDITQQQLLPGVKDPNLWTVKCKIGEERATAIALMRKFIAYQFTDTPLQIKSVVAPDHVKGYIYVEAYKQTHVKSAIEGIGNLRMGLWNQQMVPIKEMTDVLKVVKEVTNLKPKSWVRLKRGLYKDDIAQVDYVEPSQNTISLKMIPRIDLDRIKAKMSLKDWFAKRKKFKRPGQRLFDAEKIRSLGGEVSHDGDFMIFEGNRYSRKGFLFKSFAMSAVITDGVKPTLSELEKFEDQPEGLDLEVVTESGKEREHNLQAGDNVEVCEGELINLQGKILSVDGNKITIMPKHEDLKDPLEFPAHELRKYFRMGDHVKVIAGRYEGDTGLIVRVEENFVILFSDLTMHELKVLPRDLQLCSETASGVDAGGQHEWGELVQLDPQTVGVIVRLERETFQVLNMHGKVLTVRHQAVNRRKDNRFAVALDSEQNNIHVKDIVKVIDGPHSGREGEIRHLFRGFAFLHCKKLVENGGMFVCKTRHLVLAGGSKPRDVTNFTVGGFAPMSPRISSPMHHGGGGAPQRGGGGGGGMWRGRGRRDNELIGQTVRISQGPYKGYIGVVKDATESTARVELHSTCQTISVDRQRLTTMGAKRHSGMTSAHSRTPMYGSQTPMYGTGSRTPMYGSQTPLHDGSRTPHYGSQTPLHDGSRTPGQSGAWDPSNPNTPSRNEEEYDFGYDDEPSPSPQGYGGTPNPQTPGYPEVPSPQVNPQYNPQTPGTPAMYNTEQYSPYAAPSPQGSYQPSPSPQSYHQVAPSPVGYQNTHSPASYHPTPSPMAYQVRRLPWPIRYAVSRGLSGTPSPVAYQVRRLPWPIRYAVSRGLSGTPSPVAYQVRRLPWPIRYAVSRGLSGTPSPVAYQVRRLPWPIRYAVSRGLSGTPSPVAYQVRRLPWPIRYAVSRGLSGTPSPVAYQVRRLPWPIRYAVSRGHGRPAPGDSPGSFKALVPEDENTCGVEVEAKSRLFNRLVWCYTISLGQLV is encoded by the exons ATGTCAGACAGTGAGGACAGTGACTTTTCTGACAACCAGAGCGAGCGCAGCAGTGATGGGGAGgccgaggaggtggaggaaaacgAG GAGGAGACCGCTAGTCCTGTGGGCAGTGACAAGGTAGccgaggaagagggggaggacctggacgacgaagaggagtatgatgaagaggaggaagaggaggatgatgatcgTCCAAGGAAGAAGCCCAGGCACGGGGGGTTCATCCTGGACGAAGCTG ATGTGGATGATGAgtatgaagatgaggaggatcaGTGGGAGGAAGGTGCTGAAGACATCCTGGAGAAAG TTAACG AAGAGGCTGAAG tGTCCAACATTGAGCACATGGCTCTGGATGAAGATCACTCTGGATCCAGGCGGCTGCAGAACCTCTGGAG ggactccagggaggaggcgTTGGGGGAATACTACATGAGGAAATATGCCAAGACACCTGGAGGCGAGCA TTACTCCGGAGGCTCTGAGGAGCTGTCTGATGACATCACCCAGCAGCAGCTACTTCCTGGAGTCAA AGATCCCAACCTATGGACGGTCAAATGTAAG ATTGGGGAGGAACGGGCGACGGCCATCGCGTTGATGAGGAAGTTCATCGCCTACCAGTTCACTGATACA CCACTGCAGATCAAGTCCGTGGTGGCCCCCGATCACGTCAAAGGTTACATCTACGTGGAGGCATACAAACAGACGCACGTCAAGTCGGCGATTGAGGGAATCGGGAATCTGAGAATGGGTCTGTGGAACCAGCAGATGGTTCCCATCAAGGAGATGACTGATGTCCTGAAGGTGGTCAAAGAGGTCACTAACCTGAAGCCTAAATCCTGGGTCCGACTCAAGAGAGGCCTGTACAAGGATGACATCGCTCAG GTGGATTATGTGGAGCCAAGCCAGAACACCATCTCCCTGAAGATGATCCCGCGGATCGACCTGGACCGGATCAAGGCCAAGATGAGCCTG AAAGACTGGTTTGCCAAGAGAAAGAAGTTCAAGAGGCCTGGTCAGAGGCTGTTCGATGCAGAGAAGATCAG GTCTCTAGGTGGGGAGGTGAGCCATGACGGAGACTTCATGATCTTCGAGGGAAACCGTTACAGCCGCAAAGGTTTCCTGTTTAAGAGTTTTGCCATGTCAGCTGTG ATCACAGACGGAGTAAAGCCCACCCTGTCAGAGCTGGAGAAGTTTGAGGACCAGCCAGAAGGGCTCGACTTAGAGGTGGTCACAGAGTCAG gtaAAGAGCGAGAACACAACCTGCAGGCTGGAGACAATGTGgaggtgtgtgagggagagttgATCAACCTGCAGGGGAAAATCCTGAGTGTGGACGGCAACAAGATCACCATCATGCCCAAACACGAGGACCTGAAG GACCCTCTGGAGTTTCCCGCTCATGAGCTGAGGAAATACTTCCGGATGGGCGACCACGTGAAGGTGATTGCTGGGCGCTACGAGGGCGACACGGGCCTCATCGTCAGGGTGGAGGAGAACTTCGTCATCCTGTTTTCTGACCTCACCATGCACGAG TTGAAGGTGCTGCCCAGagacctgcagctctgctctgagaCGGCGTCGGGCGTGGACGCCGGCGGGCAGCACGAGTGGGGCGAGCTGGTTCAGCTGGATCCGCAGACAGTTGGAGTCATTGTCCGGCTGGAGAGGGAGACGTTTCAG GTGCTGAACATGCACGGGAAGGTTCTGACCGTCCGCCATCAAGCAGTGAACCGCAGGAAGGACAACCGCTTCGCCGTGGCCTTGGACTCGGAGCAGAACAACATCCACGTCAAAGACATCGTCAAGGTGATCGACGGGCCGCACTCG GGTCGTGAGGGGGAGATCCGCCACCTGTTCCGAGGCTTTGCCTTCCTCCACTGTAAAAAGTTAGTGGAAAACGGcggcatgtttgtgtgtaagaCTCGACACCTGGTGTTGGCGGGCGGGTCCAAG CCCAGAGACGTCACCAACTTCACGGTGGGGGGTTTCGCTCCAATGAGTCCTCGGATCAGCAGCCCCATGCACCACGGCGGGGGAG gggctcctcaaagagggggtggaggaggaggcgggatgTGGCGTGGGAGGGGACGACGGGACAATGAGCTGATTGGTCAGACGGTTCGCATCTCTCAGGGTCCCTACAAAG GTTACATCGGAGTGGTGAAGGACGCCACAGAGTCCACGGCCCGAGTGGAGCTTCACTCCACCTGCCAGACCATCTCCGTGGACCGGCAGCGGCTGACGACCAT GGGAGCAAAGAGACACAGTGGAATGACCTCCGCCCACAGTCGGACCCCCATGTACGGCTCCCAGACCCCCATGTACGGCACCGGATCAAGGACCCCCATGTACGGGTCGCAGACGCCGCTGCACGATG GAAGCCGTACGCCTCATTATGGCTCTCAAACCCCGCTGCATGATGGGAGTAGGACACCAGGTCAGAGTGGAGCCTGGGATCCCAGCAACCCCAACACACCTTCCAG AAATGAAGAAGAGTACGACTTTGGCTACGATGATGAGCCTTCCCCCTCGCCTCAAGGCTATGGCGGGACCCCCAACCCTCAGACCCCGGGGTACCCAGAAGTCCCCTCACCACAGGTCAACCCTCAGTACAACCCCCAAACTCCTGGAACGCCAGCGAT gtataACACAGAGCAGTACTCCCCCTATGcagccccctcccctcagggCTCCTATCAGCCTAGTCCCAGTCCTCAGAGCTACCACCAAGTGGCGCCCTCACCTGTTGGTTACcagaacacacactctcccGCCAGCTACCATCCGACGCCGTCTCCCATGGCCTATCAGGTACGCCGTCTCCCGTGGCCTATCAGGTACGCCGTCTCCCGTGGCCTATCAGGTACGCCGTCTCCCGTGGCCTATCAGGTACGCCGTCTCCCGTGGCCTATCAGGTACGCCGTCTCCCGTGGCCTATCAGGTACGCCGTCTCCCGTGGCCTATCAGGTACGCCGTCTCCCGTGGCCTATCAGGTACGCCGTCTCCCGTGGCCTATCAGGTACGCCGTCTCCCGTGGCCTATCAGGTACGCCGTCTCCCGTGGCCTATCAGGTACGCCGTCTCCCGTGGCCTATCAGGTACGCCGTCTCCCGTGGCCTATCAGGTACGCCGTCTCCCGTGGCCTATCAGGTACGCCGTCTCCCGTGGCCTATCAGGTACGCCGTCTCCCGTGGCCTATCAGGTACGCCGTCTCCCGTGGCCTATCAGGTACGCCGTCTCCCGTGGCCATGGCCGGCCGGCTCCTGGTGATTCACCGGGCAGTTTCAAAGCGTTAGTGCCAGAAGACGAGAACACTTGTGGTGTGGAAGTAGAAGCAAAGTCCAGACTTTTCAACCGATTGGTTTGGTGCTATACAATTAGTTTAGGGCAACTAGTTTAG
- the LOC101064061 gene encoding transcription elongation factor SPT5 isoform X4, which yields MSDSEDSDFSDNQSERSSDGEAEEVEENEEETASPVGSDKVAEEEGEDLDDEEEYDEEEEEEDDDRPRKKPRHGGFILDEADVDDEYEDEEDQWEEGAEDILEKVNEEAEVSNIEHMALDEDHSGSRRLQNLWRDSREEALGEYYMRKYAKTPGGEHYSGGSEELSDDITQQQLLPGVKDPNLWTVKCKIGEERATAIALMRKFIAYQFTDTPLQIKSVVAPDHVKGYIYVEAYKQTHVKSAIEGIGNLRMGLWNQQMVPIKEMTDVLKVVKEVTNLKPKSWVRLKRGLYKDDIAQVDYVEPSQNTISLKMIPRIDLDRIKAKMSLKDWFAKRKKFKRPGQRLFDAEKIRSLGGEVSHDGDFMIFEGNRYSRKGFLFKSFAMSAVITDGVKPTLSELEKFEDQPEGLDLEVVTESGKEREHNLQAGDNVEVCEGELINLQGKILSVDGNKITIMPKHEDLKDPLEFPAHELRKYFRMGDHVKVIAGRYEGDTGLIVRVEENFVILFSDLTMHELKVLPRDLQLCSETASGVDAGGQHEWGELVQLDPQTVGVIVRLERETFQVLNMHGKVLTVRHQAVNRRKDNRFAVALDSEQNNIHVKDIVKVIDGPHSGREGEIRHLFRGFAFLHCKKLVENGGMFVCKTRHLVLAGGSKPRDVTNFTVGGFAPMSPRISSPMHHGGGGAPQRGGGGGGGMWRGRGRRDNELIGQTVRISQGPYKGYIGVVKDATESTARVELHSTCQTISVDRQRLTTMGAKRHSGMTSAHSRTPMYGSQTPMYGTGSRTPMYGSQTPLHDGSRTPHYGSQTPLHDGSRTPGQSGAWDPSNPNTPSRNEEEYDFGYDDEPSPSPQGYGGTPNPQTPGYPEVPSPQVNPQYNPQTPGTPAMYNTEQYSPYAAPSPQGSYQPSPSPQSYHQVAPSPVGYQNTHSPASYHPTPSPMAYQVRRLPWPIRYAVSRGLSGTPSPVAYQVRRLPWPIRYAVSRGLSGTPSPVAYQVRRLPWPIRYAVSRGLSGTPSPVAYQVRRLPWPIRYAVSRGLSGTPSPVAYQVRRLPWPIRYAVSRGHGRPAPGDSPGSFKALVPEDENTCGVEVEAKSRLFNRLVWCYTISLGQLV from the exons ATGTCAGACAGTGAGGACAGTGACTTTTCTGACAACCAGAGCGAGCGCAGCAGTGATGGGGAGgccgaggaggtggaggaaaacgAG GAGGAGACCGCTAGTCCTGTGGGCAGTGACAAGGTAGccgaggaagagggggaggacctggacgacgaagaggagtatgatgaagaggaggaagaggaggatgatgatcgTCCAAGGAAGAAGCCCAGGCACGGGGGGTTCATCCTGGACGAAGCTG ATGTGGATGATGAgtatgaagatgaggaggatcaGTGGGAGGAAGGTGCTGAAGACATCCTGGAGAAAG TTAACG AAGAGGCTGAAG tGTCCAACATTGAGCACATGGCTCTGGATGAAGATCACTCTGGATCCAGGCGGCTGCAGAACCTCTGGAG ggactccagggaggaggcgTTGGGGGAATACTACATGAGGAAATATGCCAAGACACCTGGAGGCGAGCA TTACTCCGGAGGCTCTGAGGAGCTGTCTGATGACATCACCCAGCAGCAGCTACTTCCTGGAGTCAA AGATCCCAACCTATGGACGGTCAAATGTAAG ATTGGGGAGGAACGGGCGACGGCCATCGCGTTGATGAGGAAGTTCATCGCCTACCAGTTCACTGATACA CCACTGCAGATCAAGTCCGTGGTGGCCCCCGATCACGTCAAAGGTTACATCTACGTGGAGGCATACAAACAGACGCACGTCAAGTCGGCGATTGAGGGAATCGGGAATCTGAGAATGGGTCTGTGGAACCAGCAGATGGTTCCCATCAAGGAGATGACTGATGTCCTGAAGGTGGTCAAAGAGGTCACTAACCTGAAGCCTAAATCCTGGGTCCGACTCAAGAGAGGCCTGTACAAGGATGACATCGCTCAG GTGGATTATGTGGAGCCAAGCCAGAACACCATCTCCCTGAAGATGATCCCGCGGATCGACCTGGACCGGATCAAGGCCAAGATGAGCCTG AAAGACTGGTTTGCCAAGAGAAAGAAGTTCAAGAGGCCTGGTCAGAGGCTGTTCGATGCAGAGAAGATCAG GTCTCTAGGTGGGGAGGTGAGCCATGACGGAGACTTCATGATCTTCGAGGGAAACCGTTACAGCCGCAAAGGTTTCCTGTTTAAGAGTTTTGCCATGTCAGCTGTG ATCACAGACGGAGTAAAGCCCACCCTGTCAGAGCTGGAGAAGTTTGAGGACCAGCCAGAAGGGCTCGACTTAGAGGTGGTCACAGAGTCAG gtaAAGAGCGAGAACACAACCTGCAGGCTGGAGACAATGTGgaggtgtgtgagggagagttgATCAACCTGCAGGGGAAAATCCTGAGTGTGGACGGCAACAAGATCACCATCATGCCCAAACACGAGGACCTGAAG GACCCTCTGGAGTTTCCCGCTCATGAGCTGAGGAAATACTTCCGGATGGGCGACCACGTGAAGGTGATTGCTGGGCGCTACGAGGGCGACACGGGCCTCATCGTCAGGGTGGAGGAGAACTTCGTCATCCTGTTTTCTGACCTCACCATGCACGAG TTGAAGGTGCTGCCCAGagacctgcagctctgctctgagaCGGCGTCGGGCGTGGACGCCGGCGGGCAGCACGAGTGGGGCGAGCTGGTTCAGCTGGATCCGCAGACAGTTGGAGTCATTGTCCGGCTGGAGAGGGAGACGTTTCAG GTGCTGAACATGCACGGGAAGGTTCTGACCGTCCGCCATCAAGCAGTGAACCGCAGGAAGGACAACCGCTTCGCCGTGGCCTTGGACTCGGAGCAGAACAACATCCACGTCAAAGACATCGTCAAGGTGATCGACGGGCCGCACTCG GGTCGTGAGGGGGAGATCCGCCACCTGTTCCGAGGCTTTGCCTTCCTCCACTGTAAAAAGTTAGTGGAAAACGGcggcatgtttgtgtgtaagaCTCGACACCTGGTGTTGGCGGGCGGGTCCAAG CCCAGAGACGTCACCAACTTCACGGTGGGGGGTTTCGCTCCAATGAGTCCTCGGATCAGCAGCCCCATGCACCACGGCGGGGGAG gggctcctcaaagagggggtggaggaggaggcgggatgTGGCGTGGGAGGGGACGACGGGACAATGAGCTGATTGGTCAGACGGTTCGCATCTCTCAGGGTCCCTACAAAG GTTACATCGGAGTGGTGAAGGACGCCACAGAGTCCACGGCCCGAGTGGAGCTTCACTCCACCTGCCAGACCATCTCCGTGGACCGGCAGCGGCTGACGACCAT GGGAGCAAAGAGACACAGTGGAATGACCTCCGCCCACAGTCGGACCCCCATGTACGGCTCCCAGACCCCCATGTACGGCACCGGATCAAGGACCCCCATGTACGGGTCGCAGACGCCGCTGCACGATG GAAGCCGTACGCCTCATTATGGCTCTCAAACCCCGCTGCATGATGGGAGTAGGACACCAGGTCAGAGTGGAGCCTGGGATCCCAGCAACCCCAACACACCTTCCAG AAATGAAGAAGAGTACGACTTTGGCTACGATGATGAGCCTTCCCCCTCGCCTCAAGGCTATGGCGGGACCCCCAACCCTCAGACCCCGGGGTACCCAGAAGTCCCCTCACCACAGGTCAACCCTCAGTACAACCCCCAAACTCCTGGAACGCCAGCGAT gtataACACAGAGCAGTACTCCCCCTATGcagccccctcccctcagggCTCCTATCAGCCTAGTCCCAGTCCTCAGAGCTACCACCAAGTGGCGCCCTCACCTGTTGGTTACcagaacacacactctcccGCCAGCTACCATCCGACGCCGTCTCCCATGGCCTATCAG GTACGCCGTCTCCCGTGGCCTATCAGGTACGCCGTCTCCCGTGGCCTATCAGGTACGCCGTCTCCCGTGGCCTATCAGGTACGCCGTCTCCCGTGGCCTATCAGGTACGCCGTCTCCCGTGGCCTATCAGGTACGCCGTCTCCCGTGGCCTATCAGGTACGCCGTCTCCCGTGGCCTATCAGGTACGCCGTCTCCCGTGGCCTATCAGGTACGCCGTCTCCCGTGGCCTATCAGGTACGCCGTCTCCCGTGGCCTATCAGGTACGCCGTCTCCCGTGGCCTATCAGGTACGCCGTCTCCCGTGGCCTATCAGGTACGCCGTCTCCCGTGGCCTATCAGGTACGCCGTCTCCCGTGGCCATGGCCGGCCGGCTCCTGGTGATTCACCGGGCAGTTTCAAAGCGTTAGTGCCAGAAGACGAGAACACTTGTGGTGTGGAAGTAGAAGCAAAGTCCAGACTTTTCAACCGATTGGTTTGGTGCTATACAATTAGTTTAGGGCAACTAGTTTAG
- the LOC101064061 gene encoding transcription elongation factor SPT5 isoform X2, whose amino-acid sequence MSDSEDSDFSDNQSERSSDGEAEEVEENEEETASPVGSDKVAEEEGEDLDDEEEYDEEEEEEDDDRPRKKPRHGGFILDEADVDDEYEDEEDQWEEGAEDILEKEEAEVSNIEHMALDEDHSGSRRLQNLWRDSREEALGEYYMRKYAKTPGGEHYSGGSEELSDDITQQQLLPGVKDPNLWTVKCKIGEERATAIALMRKFIAYQFTDTPLQIKSVVAPDHVKGYIYVEAYKQTHVKSAIEGIGNLRMGLWNQQMVPIKEMTDVLKVVKEVTNLKPKSWVRLKRGLYKDDIAQVDYVEPSQNTISLKMIPRIDLDRIKAKMSLKDWFAKRKKFKRPGQRLFDAEKIRSLGGEVSHDGDFMIFEGNRYSRKGFLFKSFAMSAVITDGVKPTLSELEKFEDQPEGLDLEVVTESGKEREHNLQAGDNVEVCEGELINLQGKILSVDGNKITIMPKHEDLKDPLEFPAHELRKYFRMGDHVKVIAGRYEGDTGLIVRVEENFVILFSDLTMHELKVLPRDLQLCSETASGVDAGGQHEWGELVQLDPQTVGVIVRLERETFQVLNMHGKVLTVRHQAVNRRKDNRFAVALDSEQNNIHVKDIVKVIDGPHSGREGEIRHLFRGFAFLHCKKLVENGGMFVCKTRHLVLAGGSKPRDVTNFTVGGFAPMSPRISSPMHHGGGGAPQRGGGGGGGMWRGRGRRDNELIGQTVRISQGPYKGYIGVVKDATESTARVELHSTCQTISVDRQRLTTMGAKRHSGMTSAHSRTPMYGSQTPMYGTGSRTPMYGSQTPLHDGSRTPHYGSQTPLHDGSRTPGQSGAWDPSNPNTPSRNEEEYDFGYDDEPSPSPQGYGGTPNPQTPGYPEVPSPQVNPQYNPQTPGTPAMYNTEQYSPYAAPSPQGSYQPSPSPQSYHQVAPSPVGYQNTHSPASYHPTPSPMAYQVRRLPWPIRYAVSRGLSGTPSPVAYQVRRLPWPIRYAVSRGLSGTPSPVAYQVRRLPWPIRYAVSRGLSGTPSPVAYQVRRLPWPIRYAVSRGLSGTPSPVAYQVRRLPWPIRYAVSRGLSGTPSPVAYQVRRLPWPIRYAVSRGHGRPAPGDSPGSFKALVPEDENTCGVEVEAKSRLFNRLVWCYTISLGQLV is encoded by the exons ATGTCAGACAGTGAGGACAGTGACTTTTCTGACAACCAGAGCGAGCGCAGCAGTGATGGGGAGgccgaggaggtggaggaaaacgAG GAGGAGACCGCTAGTCCTGTGGGCAGTGACAAGGTAGccgaggaagagggggaggacctggacgacgaagaggagtatgatgaagaggaggaagaggaggatgatgatcgTCCAAGGAAGAAGCCCAGGCACGGGGGGTTCATCCTGGACGAAGCTG ATGTGGATGATGAgtatgaagatgaggaggatcaGTGGGAGGAAGGTGCTGAAGACATCCTGGAGAAAG AAGAGGCTGAAG tGTCCAACATTGAGCACATGGCTCTGGATGAAGATCACTCTGGATCCAGGCGGCTGCAGAACCTCTGGAG ggactccagggaggaggcgTTGGGGGAATACTACATGAGGAAATATGCCAAGACACCTGGAGGCGAGCA TTACTCCGGAGGCTCTGAGGAGCTGTCTGATGACATCACCCAGCAGCAGCTACTTCCTGGAGTCAA AGATCCCAACCTATGGACGGTCAAATGTAAG ATTGGGGAGGAACGGGCGACGGCCATCGCGTTGATGAGGAAGTTCATCGCCTACCAGTTCACTGATACA CCACTGCAGATCAAGTCCGTGGTGGCCCCCGATCACGTCAAAGGTTACATCTACGTGGAGGCATACAAACAGACGCACGTCAAGTCGGCGATTGAGGGAATCGGGAATCTGAGAATGGGTCTGTGGAACCAGCAGATGGTTCCCATCAAGGAGATGACTGATGTCCTGAAGGTGGTCAAAGAGGTCACTAACCTGAAGCCTAAATCCTGGGTCCGACTCAAGAGAGGCCTGTACAAGGATGACATCGCTCAG GTGGATTATGTGGAGCCAAGCCAGAACACCATCTCCCTGAAGATGATCCCGCGGATCGACCTGGACCGGATCAAGGCCAAGATGAGCCTG AAAGACTGGTTTGCCAAGAGAAAGAAGTTCAAGAGGCCTGGTCAGAGGCTGTTCGATGCAGAGAAGATCAG GTCTCTAGGTGGGGAGGTGAGCCATGACGGAGACTTCATGATCTTCGAGGGAAACCGTTACAGCCGCAAAGGTTTCCTGTTTAAGAGTTTTGCCATGTCAGCTGTG ATCACAGACGGAGTAAAGCCCACCCTGTCAGAGCTGGAGAAGTTTGAGGACCAGCCAGAAGGGCTCGACTTAGAGGTGGTCACAGAGTCAG gtaAAGAGCGAGAACACAACCTGCAGGCTGGAGACAATGTGgaggtgtgtgagggagagttgATCAACCTGCAGGGGAAAATCCTGAGTGTGGACGGCAACAAGATCACCATCATGCCCAAACACGAGGACCTGAAG GACCCTCTGGAGTTTCCCGCTCATGAGCTGAGGAAATACTTCCGGATGGGCGACCACGTGAAGGTGATTGCTGGGCGCTACGAGGGCGACACGGGCCTCATCGTCAGGGTGGAGGAGAACTTCGTCATCCTGTTTTCTGACCTCACCATGCACGAG TTGAAGGTGCTGCCCAGagacctgcagctctgctctgagaCGGCGTCGGGCGTGGACGCCGGCGGGCAGCACGAGTGGGGCGAGCTGGTTCAGCTGGATCCGCAGACAGTTGGAGTCATTGTCCGGCTGGAGAGGGAGACGTTTCAG GTGCTGAACATGCACGGGAAGGTTCTGACCGTCCGCCATCAAGCAGTGAACCGCAGGAAGGACAACCGCTTCGCCGTGGCCTTGGACTCGGAGCAGAACAACATCCACGTCAAAGACATCGTCAAGGTGATCGACGGGCCGCACTCG GGTCGTGAGGGGGAGATCCGCCACCTGTTCCGAGGCTTTGCCTTCCTCCACTGTAAAAAGTTAGTGGAAAACGGcggcatgtttgtgtgtaagaCTCGACACCTGGTGTTGGCGGGCGGGTCCAAG CCCAGAGACGTCACCAACTTCACGGTGGGGGGTTTCGCTCCAATGAGTCCTCGGATCAGCAGCCCCATGCACCACGGCGGGGGAG gggctcctcaaagagggggtggaggaggaggcgggatgTGGCGTGGGAGGGGACGACGGGACAATGAGCTGATTGGTCAGACGGTTCGCATCTCTCAGGGTCCCTACAAAG GTTACATCGGAGTGGTGAAGGACGCCACAGAGTCCACGGCCCGAGTGGAGCTTCACTCCACCTGCCAGACCATCTCCGTGGACCGGCAGCGGCTGACGACCAT GGGAGCAAAGAGACACAGTGGAATGACCTCCGCCCACAGTCGGACCCCCATGTACGGCTCCCAGACCCCCATGTACGGCACCGGATCAAGGACCCCCATGTACGGGTCGCAGACGCCGCTGCACGATG GAAGCCGTACGCCTCATTATGGCTCTCAAACCCCGCTGCATGATGGGAGTAGGACACCAGGTCAGAGTGGAGCCTGGGATCCCAGCAACCCCAACACACCTTCCAG AAATGAAGAAGAGTACGACTTTGGCTACGATGATGAGCCTTCCCCCTCGCCTCAAGGCTATGGCGGGACCCCCAACCCTCAGACCCCGGGGTACCCAGAAGTCCCCTCACCACAGGTCAACCCTCAGTACAACCCCCAAACTCCTGGAACGCCAGCGAT gtataACACAGAGCAGTACTCCCCCTATGcagccccctcccctcagggCTCCTATCAGCCTAGTCCCAGTCCTCAGAGCTACCACCAAGTGGCGCCCTCACCTGTTGGTTACcagaacacacactctcccGCCAGCTACCATCCGACGCCGTCTCCCATGGCCTATCAGGTACGCCGTCTCCCGTGGCCTATCAGGTACGCCGTCTCCCGTGGCCTATCAGGTACGCCGTCTCCCGTGGCCTATCAGGTACGCCGTCTCCCGTGGCCTATCAGGTACGCCGTCTCCCGTGGCCTATCAGGTACGCCGTCTCCCGTGGCCTATCAGGTACGCCGTCTCCCGTGGCCTATCAGGTACGCCGTCTCCCGTGGCCTATCAGGTACGCCGTCTCCCGTGGCCTATCAGGTACGCCGTCTCCCGTGGCCTATCAGGTACGCCGTCTCCCGTGGCCTATCAGGTACGCCGTCTCCCGTGGCCTATCAGGTACGCCGTCTCCCGTGGCCTATCAGGTACGCCGTCTCCCGTGGCCTATCAGGTACGCCGTCTCCCGTGGCCTATCAGGTACGCCGTCTCCCGTGGCCTATCAGGTACGCCGTCTCCCGTGGCCATGGCCGGCCGGCTCCTGGTGATTCACCGGGCAGTTTCAAAGCGTTAGTGCCAGAAGACGAGAACACTTGTGGTGTGGAAGTAGAAGCAAAGTCCAGACTTTTCAACCGATTGGTTTGGTGCTATACAATTAGTTTAGGGCAACTAGTTTAG